The genomic DNA CGATGACCACATGCTTGACCATGCCCGACTGGGCGCGAAGCACGTTCCGTTTTCCCGGTTTCCATTTTTCGCGAAGATCAATGACCAGTCGGCGCGGCCCGGTCAGGTTCATGTAGGACGTATCTCCCACCGGACGATCACAGGCCAGAACAAGGGTGAATCCGGTATCCGTGGAATCAAGCGACATGTTCCGAACCGTACCGGCACCGCCTTTCGCAACGGGTGCAGGTTCCGGCTTTGCGACAGGCTTGGGTGCGGCTTCTTCCTCTACCTTGGGAGCGGGTTTCTCTTCCGCTTGTTCGACAGGAACTTCCTTGCCGCCTTCGGCCCCCTCCTCTTCCACGACCACCACGACATCGTCGTCAGGGGTCTCTGATTCGGCCTCGGGCGCAGACGCATCCGGTTCTGAAATCAGCTCGTCGTCCATGGGAGGCCGCACAGGGGGAAGCACGGTGGGATCCACGGCCATACGCACTTCATTTA from uncultured Pseudodesulfovibrio sp. includes the following:
- a CDS encoding AMIN domain-containing protein, with product MPVPFRMNMSVVVMAVVVVMMSWTLHTGTAVSKDAPVNEVRMAVDPTVLPPVRPPMDDELISEPDASAPEAESETPDDDVVVVVEEEGAEGGKEVPVEQAEEKPAPKVEEEAAPKPVAKPEPAPVAKGGAGTVRNMSLDSTDTGFTLVLACDRPVGDTSYMNLTGPRRLVIDLREKWKPGKRNVLRAQSGMVKHVVIGEHPDRLRFVIHFRTPPKGMLTPQFSRSGNSLTVMVSQP